DNA sequence from the Phoenix dactylifera cultivar Barhee BC4 chromosome 13, palm_55x_up_171113_PBpolish2nd_filt_p, whole genome shotgun sequence genome:
TAATGTCTTCTTGATGATTGCACATGCAAAATGGATAAGTAATTGCTAATCTATTGTGGAAACAAACGATTTGTATAGAATCCAATCATGGTTGGATTGTTGAAACTGATGATTTATATGAAACAAAGTAGTGATGGggattaaaaatttgaattttgatgaCCTGAGAACAAGGACAGTGGAATCATCTTGAATTGCCTGGTTCGAGGTGTAGTGAACTAAAATGGCGTAGAATCAAGGCCGTTCTTGGTTTTGATTTGAGACAAGCTAGGAATCAATTTGAATCGAGCATAACTGCCTAGTTCTACTTGGTTTGGATCAGTTCTTGTTGGTTCCGGGCTTATCATGGGTTAAAATAGAAGAGAAAGGCCGTTCGGTGCCTTTCTCCTCTCGTTTCTCATCGACTCATACTTATTGGTATGGTACAGTGCTGAGCCGTACCAACTCGGTTCTTGACTGGTATAACACTTGGTACCGGTAATAAACCTtgcttgagaatatgtgttaaCTTGAGAAAAGGTAACAACGTGGTTACCGGTCCCAACAATTTCAGGATACGATAATTTGTTGGATGTGATTCACTTAGTTATTTACACACATAAAGTTATTGTGCCTATGTTCAAAAATGTTTTGGTAGCGATATGTTCCTAGTTAGGGTTTGATGTCTATGCAAAATGTTCAAATGACTTTGGATCGTTTAAAGGATGCAGTTTTTGAGattgaaatttgaaaattaatCAGGAAGAAACATTTAAATGTTGCAAAAAGATTTACTCAACTATGTTCAAGAAGTTATCAATTATTCCATAGAATCTAGAACACATTCGAAAATGGATTGTTGTAGAAGATTCTTACCAAGTTATTGTTGAATGCTTAACATGGTATATTTTACATTGtgaattttatgaatttatttagaACTAATCTTCTTAAGAAGGCAATATGCATTCTCGACTAAGTACTTTCTCATGTAATTTATATAACTGCCTTAAAATCACCGACTAGAATAAAGTCGTGTACTCCATTTGCAAGTTTAGAGTTGTGACACAAAGGTGGGGTTGCTGAATCTAGAATGTGGAAGACTGAAATCGATAGCTTGGGCTATGTATTTTGACAGTTTTAAACTGTTTGAATAATTTGATATGTTCATTGTGATATTAGAGATGTTAAACTTATTGGACAAATAGTTTTAATTGTTGATGGCAAAAGAAGTGGCAATTTTGAGGCATAATTTTCAAAGGAAAATCTGGTATGCTATAATAAAACTAAAATCAAGGGAATTATTTGGTTAAAACAAATAGGTTACTGCAATTATCTTGATGAGATTAGAGCTATGAAAATTGACAACCTCAAAGATGGAAGCCTGACCATAGATAGGCACCATGCGTTGTTTGTCTTCTCTATTTGAACTCAGTTGTGGGAGAGGTTGTTGCTTACATTTGAGTTGGAGATGTTTGATAACATTTCTGATAAAAGAGCTTACTGTTAATGTTCCATTGAACATATACAGTTATATATTATCATGAACTTGTAATTGGGGTTTCTAATCAAATTCTTTAGGTTTTAATAGAGGCTTTAGTGAAGGGCGGCAGTTTTTGAAGAAGCATTAGCATTAACAACTACACCATCTATTAGTGTTTTAATGAATGGCTTGGGTTTGTGGGCAGTCAAGGGACTACCTAGTGCATATGAGGGTTGCATATgcgattagttttttttttagctatataaaaataatcaaaatacgTTTAAGTACAATAGGAATAACAATGATAGtaataaatttttgataaataATACTAATAGTAGTAACAATAATGACTAATGTGTCAGTGCTTATTACTTAGTACTTAATATTTAATACTAATAGCAGTAGTTATAAGATAATTGAAACCCACATCAAACCTAACTATTAGTTTGAACATGTTCCTTCTATATAGATCCATAAAAGCGTGGATCATATGTCTGGTTCCATAATGTTAAGTGGGCCACATATGCAGCCATCAAGTTGTAAATGTGCTATATATTGCTTCATAATGCTAACTGGACTAATTTTTTTGCCCACAAGCAGTATGACCGCATATAATTGCCGCATATAGGCAATGAGGTGCGGTCAAGGGGCCGCATCCATGTATGCAGCCTCATGCATGCATTTTAAAACACCACCACCAGTAATTATGAACAATTTTAAGGTACTGTATATATTAGTAGTTTCTTTTGTAGTTGGCAATAGCTGTTAAAGAATAATTTTGAAAGCCAAGAAGGTTTTTATTGAATTCCAGGAACAATTGGGGTGGTTCAAAAGTGCACTTCTGCTTTATATTTCTGAATGACATTCAGTTATCGGATTAAATGTGTTTGTGCAGTATGGGCCCATTGTTGATGTTGATACTGTATATATTATTAGTTTCTTTTGCAGTTGGCAATAGCTGTTAAAGAATAATTTTGAAAGCCAAGAAGGTTTTTATTGAATTCCAGGAAGAATTGGGGTGGTTCAAAAGTGCACTTCTGCTTTATATTTCTGAATGACATTCAGTTATCTGATTAAATGTGTTTGTGCAGTATGGGCCCATTGTTGATGTTGATCTGAAGATTCCTCCAAGGCCTCCAGGTTATGCTTTTGTCGAGGTAATGTTTCCACATGTTATGTGAAATTCGACCCTCTAGAAACAATCCATGATACTATTTCTAATTATTGTTCCCTTATTTTTGttgccaaataaaataaaacaaaataatgttAGTGCATCTTGTGGTTGTGAGCTTTCACAGTGATGCTATTTCTTGCAGTTTGAAGATCCCCGTGATGCTGAAGATGCAATTCGTGGTCGTGATGGATATAATTTTGACGGTCACAGATTAAGAGTAGGCATTTCTTTCAACAAGGCTGTTGGTATTTGTACTGGTCTCTTGCTATTTAAAATTAAGTTCTCTGTACATACAGGTGGAACTTGCACATGGTGGACGAGGTCAGTCTTCATCGTTTGACCGCCATAGCAGTCATAGCAGTGGTGGACGCCGTGGTGGTGTCTCCAGGCGTTCAGAGTATCGTGGTGCGTTCTTGGCTGATGTTGTACCGTTGTAATTCTAAATGTGAATTTCTGGAtctataaattttgatttttagatTTGTCATATGTTATTTCATGCAGTTCTTGTCACCGGTTTACCTTCATCTGCATCTTGGCAAGATCTAAAGGTTTGAATCATGATAGCGTTTttcaatttaaaattttcaCTTCTTTCTGTATACTGCGATTTTGAAATTCTCCAAGTCCAGGACCACATGCGCCGAGCTGGTGATGTTTGTTTCTCTGAAGTGTTCCGTGATGGTGGAGGTAAGCTGCTCTAGATctctatttgaaaaaaaatagaggattGCATTTTCACTTAAAATGCTGCGATGAggtagctctgaaaaactgtcCATTCTTTGGAGGACTGTGTCTGAAGACTCTGAACTATGCATGCATGAGCTAGTTTGCATGTTGGTTTCTGTATGTGTTGGTTCCTGTATGTAAAAAAAATTCTGCTTAATGATATTGGTGATAAGAAGCAAGTTTTAGAATTTTAGTTTACATAGAACATTTGGTTAAATGAAAAAAGGGAAACTAGTTaaatggaagaaaagaagattgagagttttctcttctttggttGACGCAACGAAAATGTGTAGAAAATTGCAGGAAAAAGTGCTTGGGGCATAGGTAGGTTAGCACGATCTGCTTGCCATTTTGCCTTTTCCTTCAGAATTTATTTTCCTCAAAATTGCCATGCAGATTGGAGGAAGTATTTTAGGCCTCATAGATAATTTGAGCATGTTCTCAAGTGTTTTcgctatattttcttttcattgctAAACATCAGAAGAGAAGATTTTCTAAGTAGTTTTCCCTCTGTCTTTATGAGCAATTAATGGATTTTTGAGAAATTCATTTGGTGCGATGGATCATGAAttttcatatgcatactttCATAAATGGACATAtatttacatacatacatagactTGCATACAGAtactaacatatatatatatatatatatatttatatatttatgtatttgtatgtatgtacatatgtatgtatcaaTATTAATGCTTCGACTTGTTCTAGTCCTTCCACAAGTTTCATTCTAACCTAGTATAagtatccttttttttaatttgaaattgacTGACATAATATAGTGACATACCCTACCCAATATTATAGTTCTTGCATTCTCTCTGAAGTGATTATGGCCTGGGTGTACCTTGCCTTATCTTTTTCTGCGGGTTCCAGCTTGACAATTGAAACTTAGCTGACTAGTTACTTGACTTGTTAGaacattttatttgatttatgttagTAGTTAGCAATAGTTGACTTATGTGACAAGTTTGTACTTTGTATTGCTTGAACTGTATTTAAATTCTGGCAACATTCTTGAATAAAACTCTGGTAGTTGGGTTGTATTTTCTTGTGTAGTTGTTGGCCTTGCACCATTATGACTTTGCACTCATGCACAATCTCAACCGGATGGACTTTGGCCATGTGCATCTCCATAAACAAAGCATGGTGGTGCCAGTGGCAATAATGTTGTTGTGGTGGCAGTGGCAATTTTTGTTTTGTCCCTTTTGGCTAAAAGTTTTCATTTTCTCTTGTTTGAGTAGTTTTGATAAAGCTACATTAGGAATGATTTTTTCATTCTATTCACCAATTGTGGTTTTTTCTTCACCATTTGTGTGCAtctgctctctctctcacttGACCGATTTCATATTTGGCCTGTTTTATAGATGAAGATGTGCATACTAAATTCATCTTGTAATCAAGAATTACGAGTTAAataattgatattttttttgtgtgtttgcAGGTACTACAGGAATTGTGGATTATACAAACTATGAAGATATGAAATATGCGGTAGGTTGAATAGCTCTTCCTGTCTGTGATCTGCTTGTTAACTTGCAGACTGAACTGTAAGGGAATCGGCACTGGCCATTTATGTAATTTGATACTCCCACCAATGTGGGAAAAAGACTTCACCAGAAATCTTTCTCCATGGAGAGCCGCCTCCAGTTGGAGTTATGCTCTGTAGCCGACATCATATTGATGGGGAAAGGCTTTTGGGTAAAGAATGATGATGCTTTACCATACCTCCTGTTAGGAAAACCattctttcttatttttaaagactttttagtatttaattttgttttgatttaaaaaatcttttgattgcATTTTTCTCCATTGGCAGATCAAGAAGCTTGATGATTCTGAGTTTCGGAATGCATTTTCTCGGGCATATGTAAGGGTATGACCTTTTACACATCATTGGCATCTTCTTCTATCCTTATTTCTGCCACTTGTATGCACGGTGAACTTTCTCATCCAATTTTCCGTTAAATGTCTGTAGGTAAAGGAGTATGACTCTAGGAGAAGCTTATCTAGGAGCCGAAGCCGTAGCCATTCCTACTCAAGAAGCCGGAGTCCCAGTCGCAGTAGAAGTTACAGCCGGAGCCAGAGGTTTGGTGTAAATTAGTTGGCATTATCATGATAAAATGTGATGCCTTTTAACATGGATTGAGTATTTGCAGCAAGTCTCCAAAGGCAAAATCATCACACCATTCATTGTCAAGATCAAGATCAGTATCTTCTCGTTCACGCTCAGGATCAAGGGGACGCTCTTTGTCAAGGTATATCTTTGTCTTTCAGATGTTTTCCAGGGTTTTTTTTACCTAGAATAAATATGTATGTAACTTTAAACTTTTTTGTGCTTGGGACACTTCAGATTGCAGGATACTGAAATATGTTGTTCCTTCAAAGTTGTAACTCATAAATATGCTTCTATGGATTAGACATTCTCTTCCTTTCCAAGTTCCAGTGACCTGTATAGTAAATGAGAATACACTGTTCCTTCACATCATGCTTATGCATTTATTCTACTTTCCAAATGGACATATTTATGATTCATAATTATACCATAATGCTTCTTGTAAGGGGACTGAAATTGCTgtccaaaaataatatttggttGAGGAATTCGGGGATATCATACTCTTTTACATGGTTCTGTTGGATTGATTAGGAAAGTGCATCAATCTTAATTATGAGTCCATTTTACATATCTGAGAAATTACAGAAACTGCAACAGTCTCGCTATACTGAATGATAAATGGGGGATGATGTGCAATGCTTACTGATAAGTTTGTATGAGGGATGATATGCGCTTTCTAAAGCTTTACATGTGAGCATTCAGATATGCTATTGCATGCTATATTGAAGTAGTGTTTACTAGTCATCTTAAATCTGCCTTTTCTTTTAGCTGCTTGTTTCTTGAGGAATTGATTATTTAGAGTTTCTGCTACTGTTATTAGCATGTGTGTGCTCGCACActctcccccctcctccccccttCACACAGCAGGTGTTGTTATTAGACAGGATTTGATAGGTCTAGCTCTTGGTGGATTAATCTTCTAAATGGGAACTTGTCTTGGATGTTATTGTGAGTGGACCGATTGGTGCTATTAGTAGGCCAACATCTTGACTTTCTTTTTGGCTTGATTGGTTCATTGTTAGGTGTGCCGATTAGTTGGTGATTTTCTGTTGGTCTACGTCTAAACAAGGATGGTTTATGATTTACGTCCTTTGatgatttcttataactaagTTTCTGAGTAATTCAGTTTTTAGGATTCTGAGGTGCTCACACTTGTAGACACTTGGATATGATGAGGCACAACAAGATACTCCTTAACACTCTGAAATTGGAATATCCTGCTTAAGTTGGCTTAATGTTCTGATACTTTTCAGAGCTTACTGTTTGAAGGACACACTTTTGCAAGTAATGGTGCTTGCATTCTTAACTTTTGAAGTGCCAAACAATCGACCTCTAGTGTCTGGATATCTACTATATCACCATAACAAGTCTTCCCATGTTGGGCTTTATGGAAGTTTAAAGTGTCGGACAGCTTTTGCCAAGTGCCTGGTTAAGACTGGGAGCCTGTAATATGCATTTTGGTTCCTATTTTAGCTCCATGtgtgatgtagtttgctgattGGGCGCTGAATTGACTCGGGACAGAGCATTATGTTAGTCACTGTCACTAAGCTAGTGGGTGTATACTTTTTGGGGCTTGGTTTGTTGTTagcatttttttctttcctttctcttaGATTTTATTGATGCTCAGTTGTTCAGTTTTGGTGCCTTTATTGTGGCTTGCTTATTTTAACATGAGTTGTGCTGTcgtaaaaaatatttgttcatAAAGCTTAATTGGCATAATTGGACAAAGTTTAGGGGTGCATGCTTGAGGTTGGGACTTAAGTTGGTTGAGGGGTATTGGAGCAGAGAGGGTGCATTTCTCACAAAGATGCTAGTTAGTTGGCGGGAGCTATTGTATGCTTGCAAAATAATGTCTCAGCTGAAGTGGAGTGCTGTGAGGTATTGTGGGGCCATGTTGCTTTAGTAAGAATGCCTGTTGTTGGGAGCTTGGAGTGAAGTGGAGAGTGGAAGAGAAATAGAGTTGTTTAAGGTAAAGCAGAAGAGTCAAAGTACATTCATTGGTTAAGTGAGCAAGTACAGAGGGTTTCTGAGAGTCTTCTAGGCTTGCTGAACATTGCTGTAGGGAAGCTAGGAGGTAGAGCACAGGTACGGAA
Encoded proteins:
- the LOC103707242 gene encoding serine/arginine-rich-splicing factor SR34-like, whose product is MSRRSSRTLYVGNLPGDIREREVEDLFYKYGPIVDVDLKIPPRPPGYAFVEFEDPRDAEDAIRGRDGYNFDGHRLRVELAHGGRGQSSSFDRHSSHSSGGRRGGVSRRSEYRVLVTGLPSSASWQDLKDHMRRAGDVCFSEVFRDGGGTTGIVDYTNYEDMKYAIKKLDDSEFRNAFSRAYVRVKEYDSRRSLSRSRSRSHSYSRSRSPSRSRSYSRSQSKSPKAKSSHHSLSRSRSVSSRSRSGSRGRSLSRSQSRSRSPLASPLPSKPASRSPRKKSPSRSRSRVSSRSPSPAAKSD